In Candidatus Cloacimonadota bacterium, the genomic stretch CTCAAATTCAGGATATCATTGCCAAGAAAGCCTTACATGCTCTGGATTGGCAGATTACGCTTCTTGTCATGCTCTGGCCTATTTCCAATTTATTTTCCATCTATTGGGGGAAGGTCCTGGAACAATCAAAGTCGATTGCAAAATATCTGATGATTTCAGGATTTGTGGGAAGACTCATCTTGATCTTCATGCTCTGGGTCAATAATTATTATGAATATCTTTTTATCCTTACCATCTTTTTCTCGTTCAACGGATTGATCATTCCGGCAACGAATTCCATCTATCAGCATAATATCAGGAATGCTAATCGCGGAGTGATGTTCGGTTATGCAGCAAGCTTAACAACTTTGATCACTTTGCTCGGAAGTTACCTTGCCGGCAGAGTTCTCGATGCGGATGAAAACTGGTTTCGTGTTTTTTTTGCGATCGTAGGAGTTTTGGGATGTTATAGTTCTTTTCTTCTCGCTTTGATCAAAGTGGAAAAGAAGAATTTTGATCCCTCCACCAGAATAGATTTAAAGAAACTTTTTATCAGTCCCGTCTTGAGGGCTTTTGAGGTGATGAAGAAGAATCGTAACTTTTCAATTTTCCAGAGGAATTTCTTTATTTACGGAATCGGTTTTTTGATCATAGTTCCGGTTATTCCCAAATATCTCGTTGAAATCCTGAAAATGAGTTATACCTCTTCTTTTGTAGGAAAAGCAGTGATCACGCAAATTCCGATCTTAATTCTCGCTCCGATCGCCGGGAAAGTTTTTGATAAAAAAAATCCGGCGAATTTTTCGAGTATTGCCTTTGCTTCGTTGAGTCTTTATCCTTTATTCCTTTTCATCTCCAGTTTTTTTATCGGTTCGACCATTGCAGTCTTCTTAACCTATTTCGCTTTCTTAATGTATGGCATTGCTATGTCCGGTATTTTAATTTCCTGGAGCATCAGTTCTAATTATTTTGCCGGAAACGAAGATGCTGCTATGTATCAGAGCGTTCATGTAACCTTAACCGGTGTGCGCGGATTGATAGTTCCAGTCCTGGGATTTATTATTATGAAATATTTGGGAGTCAGGGCTGTCTTTATTGTTTCGATATGCTTTCTGCTGACAGCATCTTTTTTAAGTTTTAAGTTGTATTTATCAATGGATAAGAAGGAATTCAGATTTGATGAAAAAGCAAAGAGATTATTTCGTTATTTCAGAAAATTGTTCCCGTTTGGAGGATGATAATATGACACTTTCCGAAGCTTCCAAAAGAGGAATTCTTTCTTGTAAGATTCGGAAAGTTTTGAGTTGAATATCTTGTTCCCAAACTCCTGTTTGGGAACAAACATTAACCATTCACTTCAGTGAATGGTAGTTAAAAGTAACCTGATTCGAATTTATTCGGGATATTTTCCGACTGAAGTCGTTAATCGCATCTCTGTTTTTCCATCGAATAAATTCGATGGTTAATGTTTACCTGTTCTCGAATTATTTTGTTAGGAGCGAGTAATGTTTCATTCGAAGAAAAAAATGAGAAAGTCGATTATTTTAATATTATTTCTGATATTGATG encodes the following:
- a CDS encoding MFS transporter, which translates into the protein MKLDKLEQKTFVLLLQVAFFTGFVNSASQIQDIIAKKALHALDWQITLLVMLWPISNLFSIYWGKVLEQSKSIAKYLMISGFVGRLILIFMLWVNNYYEYLFILTIFFSFNGLIIPATNSIYQHNIRNANRGVMFGYAASLTTLITLLGSYLAGRVLDADENWFRVFFAIVGVLGCYSSFLLALIKVEKKNFDPSTRIDLKKLFISPVLRAFEVMKKNRNFSIFQRNFFIYGIGFLIIVPVIPKYLVEILKMSYTSSFVGKAVITQIPILILAPIAGKVFDKKNPANFSSIAFASLSLYPLFLFISSFFIGSTIAVFLTYFAFLMYGIAMSGILISWSISSNYFAGNEDAAMYQSVHVTLTGVRGLIVPVLGFIIMKYLGVRAVFIVSICFLLTASFLSFKLYLSMDKKEFRFDEKAKRLFRYFRKLFPFGG